The sequence below is a genomic window from Nostoc flagelliforme CCNUN1.
CTGTGTCCAAAAGCCTTTGAGCAACAACTAGTTTTACCTTTACAAGAAATAGCTGAACAAACTCAGATTCAAACTACATTTGTGATTGCGCCCACCAATGTATTTGGACTACAAGTGATTGATTGGATTCACCATTGGAATTTACAACAAGAGAAAGTTTTTTCAACCGATGTTGGAGATGCTTGGAACATTAATGTTGAAGCACTGGCGAAATTTCTAACTACTTTGTTTGAGGAACGTCAACAAGTCGTTATTCTATCTGGAGATATCCACTACAGTTCTGTTGCTCACTTGTGTTATGCACGTACTCATGCCAAATTACAGTCTGTCTTGGTGCAATTAACTGCTAGTGCATTGAAGAATGAAGAGATTTTGACGCGGCTCATTCATACACGATTGAAACATTGGCTGCTACCAGAAAAGGTGCGACATTGGATAGGGTGGATCAATCCACCCAATATGGTAGAAATTTCAGATAAACAATTACACCATAATCGCCAGTTGCTGACTAACTCTGAGTGGCATTGTGTGTTGGAGTGGATACCTCGAAACAGCGTTCAGACTTCTCGCTTCGGAACAGATATATTATCGTTGATAGCTCCTTGGAAACGAGCCGAAAATGCTAAATGGAAATGGTTACATCCTCTAATGTTTTGGAAATTTCGTTGGGTTCAGGAGGGGCGAGAAGTTGTTGGATTTAATAATTTAGGTCTGGTTCACTTTGAGTCAGCAGATGGGAGTAGTTATTGCAAAGTTATTCAAGATTTGTACTGGTTTTCTTCTTGGTATCCCACCCAAGTTGTTTACAGTCGTTTTGAGAGTCAGTTAACGCCTAATAAGTCATTGTTACAATGACCAACTTTGGTCTGCGAATGGAAATTTTGGTTGTATATGTGGGCACTCTAGATTTAAGAAACTTACTGGAGAGTGATTTCTATGTCTACGACCCCAATTAGTGCAACACTGGCACAAACAGACAGAGATGCTGTGTTGCAAGCGATCGCCACCATTAAAGAAAAGCTACCATTTTTGGTTGATTTGAGTTCCGACGATCGCAAGACTTTGCCCAAGATGGGAGATAAGAGTCGGGCGTTTGTCAGTAAAGCATTAGAGGTGGCGGCGCAGAATCCAGAGTTTTTACCGCGATCATTCGACTTGGAAGAGATGCGGAAGGATGTGCAATTATTTGAAGCGTTGTATCCGGTGTTGTTGTCGTTGACGCAGTTACAAGAGTTGGTAGATGATACATCTCTTGCAGTCGGTAGTGAAGCTTATGCAGCCGCGTTGCAGGTGTATAACTACGCCAAAGCCAGTGGACAAGGTGCGGGTTTAGATGCACTGGTTGTGGAAATGGGACAACGATTTGCTCGTAAACCTGGAAAATCCAAGTCTCAAAAAGCAGCGTTGTAGAAAATATTTCAGTACTTGCACTTAAAAGATGCCACGTTGAAGCTCAGAATTTGAATGTTGGAGTTAAAAGCACGACATTTCGAGTTCTGAGCTTCATTTTTTGAGTTCAGAGGCTCAACGTTCAAGCAAAAAGGTGCAACTTCCGAGTTCAAAGGCTCAACAGTCGAGTAAAAAGGTCGAACTTCCGAGTTCAGAGGCTCAACAGTCGAGTAAAAAGGTCGAACTTCCGAGTTCAGAGGCTCAACGTTCGAGCAAAAAGGTCGAACTTCCGAGTTCAGAGGTTGAAAGTTGAGATTTTGAGAGCGATCGCAAAAGCATCTTATCCTAAAAGCTCGTTTATGATGAGGCATCACTAGGGGTTGGGTGAGGTTAACATAGTAAAAATATTCTCAGCCTCTTGTCAGTAAAAATGCCAAGTCAAGATTACAAATGGAAGCGATTCTGGTATCCTCCATCAATTAACCTCAACTTTGCTTGCGGAGGTTATTTATGCAATCCAGAAGAAAAGTGGGGACATATATATAATCCTGACTTAGTTGCTTTTGATACCATATCTGAAAAGCCCTGTTTGGTGCTGCTAGGTGAAGCTGGTATGGGTAAGACTACAGCAGCCGAACAAGCATATTCTCAAATAACTCAGAAACTTAGTGGTTCAGAAGATGTATGTTTGTGGTTCAAACTTATTAATTATGACTCAGATAAGGATCTGTGTGATGCAATCTTCCGCGACGAAACGTTTCAAGCTTGGTGCAGAGGAAAACATAAACTATATCTTTTTTTGGATAGTCTAGATGAAGGATTACTTTCCATCAATAAACTTGTCATCATTCTCAAGCGTGAAATAGAAAAGTTACCTTGCGATCGCTTGTATTTTCGGATCACTTGCAGAACGGCTGATTGGAAGGATAGCCTAGAAAAAAAGCTAAAAGACAAGTGGGGAGAAGCGAATTTTGGGGTATATCAGCTAGCTCCTCTACTTCGAGAAAATGTAATTGAAGAGGCAAATAAGCGTGGCATAAACTCTAACAGTTTTTTACAGGAAGTTTTCAATAAAAATGCTATTCCTCTTGCTATCAAGCCAATAACATTAAAATTTCTTCTGGGTATTTATCAAAACGGACGGTTTCCTTCTTCTCAGAAAGAATTGTACGAAGAAGGTTGTTTACAAATGTGTGAAGAGGTTAACCCAGATCGCCGTGATTCAGACAATATTGGCAGTTTAGGTGCCAAAATGGTCAGGTCATCTACCAGCAGAGGAATTGTTTAATGTCTTAACTCCACCGAAGAGGAGAAACTTTACAGGATCGTATCGAGTATTTCTTGACTTTGAACTCGTACCAAAACTACAGTCATGTGATTTGCTAGTTGCTCTTAAGTGGGTCGAAAAGCAAGGTCTTAGGTGCTTTGGACACTCATTTGAAAGACTTGCAGATGCGATAATGCTAAAAGCTTGGGAACATCTCGATTTACCTGACATAGTAGAAAGTTTTACTAAAGTCGCTCTAATACAGTGGAGAGAACACCAGAAAATCATAACTTTCGACAACGAGATCCAAGCACAATTTGAATTATCACTTGTTAATAATGTTGACAAACGGCGCAAGCTTGTTGAGCAGGTGAAGCAGAATCCAACTTTGAGGAAGCGCTTGGAATTGGGAGGAAAAGCATTTATATTTGAAGCACTTCAGAAAGCTTCAGATCAGTGGTGGGTCGCTCCATTTGTGAAAGCAATCGAGGCTGGGGTGAAGGGAGAATAAACTGGGAGCATCCACTTTTGGAAGAAACATAATTTTGGTACTCCAAAAACCCTACTATATAGTTCATCTAAAAAAGTAGATCCGCCGAAAGTGGATGCTCCCAATAAACTTAAGTCAAAAATTAGGTGATTGTCTTTTCAGCCACCATCATCTAACATCAAAGCCTCAAGTCTCAACCTCAGAACTCAACATTCCGGGTTCAGAGGCTCAACGTTCGAGCAAAAAGGTGCAACTTCCGAGTTCAAAGGCTCAACGTTCGAGTAAAAAGGTCGAACTTCCGAGTTCAGAGGCTCAACGTTCGAGCAAAAAGGTCGGACTTCCGAGTTCAGAGGCTCAACGGTCGAGCAAAAAGGTATAACTTCCGAGTTCAGAGACTCAATTTTGGCGTTCTAATCAGTAAAAGCTGAGAATGTATGGAGTCAATTCAATACAATTATCCCAAGACGGCATATATTCACGTCATATACTATTGTGGAAGTCAAGAAACCCAAGCGAATTTTGACTTTGCCGAGAAACAAAAGTTTTCCTTTGGGCGGGAGGGTTAGATAATGAGTGCGCCCAAACTATCCCAGCAGGTACAGGAATTATCAACCTTGATAGGTATCCTGCACCAGATTTAGTGATTGAAATTGCAAAAACATCTCTTTTGGATGACTTGGGTACAAAGCGATCGCTCTACGAAGAATTAGGCGTTGCTGAATACTGGGTAGTGGATGTGCAAAATGCCCAAATCATTGCTTATGCGATCGCAGATCAAGGCAGTAAACGTATTCAAGAATCACAGGTATTGCCTGGTTTAGCGATGTCTATTTTAGAGGAAGCTTTACGCCGTAGCCGTGAAATAAATCAATCTGAAGTTGGAGCTTGGTTATTGAGCCAGTTTCAGCAAAAGGAGAATTGAGCATAACTATTCTCAAGATATTTTGTGCAGAGACGCAATTTTACTCGCATCTCTACAGCGTCTTTCTATGACTTTTATTCAGCGTTCACAAATTCCAAATACCCACTGCTAAGTTCTTTCACCGCCAAGTCATAAAATTGCTTACCATGTTCAGGCGTTGCTAAAGCCGGATTTGATCCCATACGTCCATCTGGATAACGCACTCGAAAGTCAGCAGCGCTATAAATCCGATGTCCGCTTGCAACTTCTGGTGAAAGATATGCTTGCTTAATCGCATTTGGATAAACATACTGGGTGAGTGCTACTTCACTTGGCGTTGCATGAGAACCTTCTTGATCCCCATATAATTCTTTAGCTAGCTTATATACAGAACCGCACATAAACCAATTTGCCACTTGACATTGCACATGTTGAGCATTGGGAATCTGCAAATCTTCTAAATGCGCGTAAGTTTCGGAAAAAGCAGCTTTCAGGGTGGCGATATTACCACCATGTCCGTTAATAAAGTAGAACTTGCTAAAACCAGCTTTGGCTAAACAAGTTACATAATCTCGCACTACTTGAATTAAAGTGCTAGGACGCAGACTGATTGAGCCGGGAAAAGCAGTATGATGCAGTGCCATGCCCACATTGATTGTAGGGCCAACGATCGCGCCAGTTGCATCACCTACACCAGCTGCGATCGCTTCTGCACAAATGGCATCAGTGCCAATTAACCCCGTTGGCCCATGTTGTTCTGTGGAACCAATAGGGAAAATAATCCCCTTTGACTGCTGTAAATAAGCTTCGACTTCTTGCCAAGTACTTAAATGCAGTAACATTTTTGATGATTTTCCTCAATAAAATTGCGGTGGGACGAAACCTTTCTCTGCTAAACTCCCACTAACATGATTATGAACTCTCTAGATTTTCTGTGGTGGCGTAGACGCGTTGGCGTAGCCTCTCGTAGAGAAGTGGCTTGTCGTAGACATCGCTATGATAAATTTCAATAATAAGCTCCCCGACTTCTCAAACTAGCCGGGGATCTATGGCTCTCACATTTTTAGTTATCAGCCACCAATCTGGTAATAATTTTTTGCAAACTTGGAGGAAGTGAAACTATTTATTTCTATCAATACTGTTTAGAGGATGGAGTTGCAAAGAGTTTCGACAGATATGTATATAAAATTTACCGATTCTGCCACTTTATCCTACGACAATCGCTGCGAACCTCCGCATAATACAAATCTAAATTTTCTTATGAGATGTTTTCTTCAGGATCATCAACTAGACAACGGGGATCAATCTTTTATGTAGACTAATCAAAGTAATAATGTTTTTTCACGTCGCTTGTAATTTCCCATGTGCAGGACATGCCAGCAGGAAAAGTCACTAAATCGCCTTTACCAATTTGCACTGGCTGTCCATCATCAGGAGTAACAACAACATCACCTTCCAAAAAGTAGCAAGTTTCTTGATAATCATAAGTCCAAGGATATTTTGAGACTTCCTTTTTCCAAATATCCCATTTAGAGACACCCAATTCATTCAGGCGTTCTTGCTTGGGTTGATGCTCAATTTTAATTTCCATATTGTGTTTTATCTAGTTATGTTCAGCAGTAGGATTGAATATCCTCTCCACACTGATCTACCAAATAACACAAAGCGCGAAAACGCAAGTAGACAAGTTCGTTATAAAGCGGATTAAGTTTGCACATTGGCGGAATGTGCCCTATTTTGCGACCAAAAAGCATGAGATCGCGCTCGAATGGACACTGGGCAGGAATCAGTTTAGCAATAAGTTTGGCTAATTTCCGATTCTGAATCTCAATTTTGTCCAGCCATTGACGTAATGGTTGCAGTAAATCTAATTTAGGTCTAGCAAATTGCTTTTTACTACCTGTTTGATTCTTTTCTTCTAAAGGGCTAACAAAAGCAGGCAGAAAAATACGCTGATTAAGTGTTTTAAGCATAGTCGTAGGCAAGGTTTTCCTTGTGTAGATGAACTATTTGCCGATTGGGAATATTAACATGTAATCTGTTTAACAAATTTGCATTATGCTTGGAAATTACGAAGGAGAAGAAGCATAAGGCAAACAATTTACATGCATCTTTGGGGAGAAATTGTTTAACTAATTGTTATTTAACCCCACCAAATCGGGAAGAACTGTCCCGTTAAATACAAAATAACAAAGAAAATATAAAAATGGCATTTCTTTAACTTATGGATTGCCAATATCCGAGATAGCAATCTTATATATTATATATAAATGCCTGGTTCTCAAACTGCCTAGTATCTAGAGATGGACTTTGGGAAATAAAAAACAGTTTAGCTCTGACTCCATATAGACTTCGCTAGGATTGGCCTCTAATATCTAGCGATTTTAGGCTATTAAATGTCTAGTAATCTGTTTGTTATGTTACACTAGCCAGCCTAGATATTATCTAATAAGTAGCAAGAAATCGTTTGATAAGTCCAAGCTAAGATACTTAGAACTTATACCATTTACAAGAATATTTTGCAATAAATGCGTCGCGTGTAAGGACGTACAGCAGTATGCCCCTACCAATATAGCGGTTCTCACTTTGGCGCAATACAGTCTGAATCTCACCCCGTATTTGAGGCGTGCAAATACTCCCCTTTTCTTGCTAAGGAGAGGGATTGGGGGTGAGTTTTAAAAAAGTAGTTTATGCAAAGGAGAACCGTTATATATATATCAGATATTTGTGAAATGGTTTAATTACAAAAAAATGGTATAATCAGAAAAATCTTATTTATTAAAATATCTCAAGTCGTAACGATCTTGATATTTGCTGATATACTCTACATTCTGTTGCTCTAATTTTGACAGCAATTTAAGTGTAAATGCTTTAGGTGAATATATAGGGCGATACCAAGGTTGCTTATTAAAGTAATCTTGTAATGCAGGAGTATCAAAACGGCGACCGTGACTGGCAAAAATCGAATTTCGCATAATATCTAGTTCAAAACCGTCTTTACCATCCAAATCTGTATCAGTTACAAGTCTTTGGGAAAGCCAGAAATAAGTGCTGACAGCCGTGGTAGCATCTGCATTTAGGGAAGATGTAGATTGAGTTGGAAATGGGGTGGTTGGTATAAATTTAGGAGTTTCTATCACGGGGCTTGTGACAGTTGACGGTGTTTGTGAGGGTAACACCGTCAACTGTAGATTGAGAAGATTTTGGTAACACTTGGCTAATAATCACAGATGCACCGATTAGCCCACCTGCAATCAAACTGCCGATGAGAATATTATTCTGACTATTACCTTGAAGGGTAGGCTGTGGTTTGACAGGAACTGTTTGAGGTTGCGGTGCAGAGACTACAGTCGGTTGAGTCAACAGGGGTTGCGTCGGTGGAATTGGATTTGCTATGCTCTGCAAAGTATCCAGCATTGCTCTGGCTGTGGGGTAGCGATCGCCCGATCGATTACTCCTGCCATAATTGGGCTAACATGACTCGCGTACTGTCGCCAGACAATTTCACCAGTCTGGGAATCCGTTTCTAGTTGTTGCGCCTGTTTACCAGTCAGCAAATAAATTACCGTCATTCCTAAACTGTATAAATCACTCGAATAAACTGGTCTACCTGCGGCTTGTTCACTCGGCATATAGCCCGGTGTACCAATCACTATCGAACTGGTAGGATTGCCTTGAGAATTTACTACTGTTCCCATCGACTCCCGAATAGCGCCAAAATCAATTAGCACTGGTTTACCGTCCCGATGACGCACAATAATGTTATCCGGTTTAATATCGCGGTGAACGATATGCTTTGAGTGAACGTAATCCAGGACGGGTAATAAATTCATGAATAATTCCTGGACAGCAGCTTCACTCCATAGTCCCTGCGTTTGAACTTTTCCTAGGGTATCGCCTTCAATCCACTCCTGAACTAAGTAAAATTGTCCACCTGACGAGAAGTAAGCATACAATGCTGGAATTTGGTCATTTGCGCCACCGAGTTCTTCTAAAATAGCTGCTTCCCGTTGAAACCTCTCTTGCACTAACTGGTAAATTTGGGGATTGTTGTGAATCGGTCTTAGCTGTTTCACCACACAACGGCGCTTTGAGGGCATGTAGGTATCTTCTGCTAGATAGGTTTCACCAAACCCACCAGCGCCCAGTGTGCGGATAACTTGATAGCGATCGTTCAGCAGCTGTATTGTCATGGGAAATAACAAGCAATATTCTTAAGATAGTTTTCCCCAAAACTACCTTCATTTCAAATCTAGTAATCCTTCTTCTTTTAATTTCGGATTGAAGCGAATTTGCATTTGCAAACCACGCACTTCTAATAATTGCGTTGAAATTTCTGCTTCTACTCTTCGCGCCACATTTTTAAGAATTTTTATT
It includes:
- a CDS encoding NACHT domain-containing protein; its protein translation is MPSQDYKWKRFWYPPSINLNFACGGYLCNPEEKWGHIYNPDLVAFDTISEKPCLVLLGEAGMGKTTAAEQAYSQITQKLSGSEDVCLWFKLINYDSDKDLCDAIFRDETFQAWCRGKHKLYLFLDSLDEGLLSINKLVIILKREIEKLPCDRLYFRITCRTADWKDSLEKKLKDKWGEANFGVYQLAPLLRENVIEEANKRGINSNSFLQEVFNKNAIPLAIKPITLKFLLGIYQNGRFPSSQKELYEEGCLQMCEEVNPDRRDSDNIGSLGAKMVRSSTSRGIV
- a CDS encoding Uma2 family endonuclease, which gives rise to MNLDRYPAPDLVIEIAKTSLLDDLGTKRSLYEELGVAEYWVVDVQNAQIIAYAIADQGSKRIQESQVLPGLAMSILEEALRRSREINQSEVGAWLLSQFQQKEN
- a CDS encoding creatininase family protein, which encodes MLLHLSTWQEVEAYLQQSKGIIFPIGSTEQHGPTGLIGTDAICAEAIAAGVGDATGAIVGPTINVGMALHHTAFPGSISLRPSTLIQVVRDYVTCLAKAGFSKFYFINGHGGNIATLKAAFSETYAHLEDLQIPNAQHVQCQVANWFMCGSVYKLAKELYGDQEGSHATPSEVALTQYVYPNAIKQAYLSPEVASGHRIYSAADFRVRYPDGRMGSNPALATPEHGKQFYDLAVKELSSGYLEFVNAE
- a CDS encoding cupin domain-containing protein, whose protein sequence is MEIKIEHQPKQERLNELGVSKWDIWKKEVSKYPWTYDYQETCYFLEGDVVVTPDDGQPVQIGKGDLVTFPAGMSCTWEITSDVKKHYYFD
- a CDS encoding Mo-dependent nitrogenase C-terminal domain-containing protein, which encodes MLKTLNQRIFLPAFVSPLEEKNQTGSKKQFARPKLDLLQPLRQWLDKIEIQNRKLAKLIAKLIPAQCPFERDLMLFGRKIGHIPPMCKLNPLYNELVYLRFRALCYLVDQCGEDIQSYC